One Myxosarcina sp. GI1 genomic window carries:
- a CDS encoding DUF1825 family protein, with translation MGFFDSQVVQQEAKQLFEDYQSLMQLGGEYGKFDREGKKLYIERMEQLMERYRIFMKRFELSEDFMAQMTVQQLKTQLDQFGITPQQMFDRMEMTLKRMKSEIEP, from the coding sequence ATGGGATTTTTTGATTCTCAAGTAGTTCAGCAAGAAGCCAAACAGTTGTTTGAAGACTATCAATCTTTAATGCAGCTAGGTGGGGAATACGGCAAGTTCGATCGCGAAGGTAAAAAGCTATATATCGAACGTATGGAACAGTTAATGGAACGCTACCGTATTTTTATGAAGCGTTTCGAGCTTTCTGAAGACTTTATGGCGCAGATGACGGTTCAGCAGTTAAAAACTCAACTCGACCAGTTTGGCATTACTCCCCAGCAAATGTTCGATCGCATGGAAATGACTCTCAAAAGAATGAAATCGGAAATTGAACCCTAA